The Rhopalosiphum maidis isolate BTI-1 chromosome 2, ASM367621v3, whole genome shotgun sequence genome segment GCTCTCTAGTGTCTATCCCTTACCCTTCCACCAAAATACATCAGACCCAGTAAAGTCGAGTTTTTAATCAGTAAATCTGCGCGGTATAAAACTCCTATATACGACCTCATTACATCAGAAGTTGCCTCCTAACtgcttaaaaaaactattttattactcaTACACATCTATACAACTCCATGCTTTCAGGTTCTCATACTTTCATCTGCTTTAGAAATTCtcgattatagtaattatgacAGGTACTCAAACCTGGGAAACCTGACTCCCAGTTCATACAGACTTACTAGCCTTCTACATTTCTTTTCCAAAGTATTTGATAAACACACTTAAGCGTTTACTCCCAATCATTGATATTAACTTCCCAGACAATCAATTTGGCttctatttcaataataaccaTTCCACCATACACCAAATTCATCGCAGTCAATAAAAATTCctacttgaaaataaattaatctgcACAGCTGCACAGGCACCTTTTTAGACGTACCTAGCACAAACGTTTGATaaggtatatcatattttggcctcctctttaaattaaaatcaatatttcctCTGATCTTCTACTTAATCTACAAGTCTTATTTAGTAGACAGATACTTTTTTGTATGATATGGTTGacatatcattaattaaagtaGTAACATCGCAAGGAGTTGTAGCTGTAGTACCTCTCTTGTTCAACCTGTGCACATCAAACCAACTAACCACCACTGGTTGGTGACTTTGCTGATGATAAAGCCATCTTAGCCATCCACTATGACCATGAACTAGATAATTATCTTAGTTCATGACTATGACCCTCTCAAGGCACCCAACATAATCCAAACCCATCTTGACATGCTCTCAGCATGGTACAAGGAATTAAAGATATTCATACTCAATAAATCCAAATTCATCCACTGCACATTCACACTCAACATAgagtaacttaaaattataaaatatagtggaTTTACAttcagtatttaataaaagtttagatGATTGGAGTCAAGTACTGAcatcaaattgtaataataattattatcaattatgcaTTTGAAACACAGAACAGAGCTTAGTCTAAGTCTCATAAGAACTGGCACAATGAGTATCGAttgaatatcatattacatatatgatatattaatggaAACCATTGCTTCACATCTCATTGGTTGAGCTTTATAGTTCATACCATTGCATAACTTTAACTCACTAGTGCCTTATGAGGGGCAATCATtggtaaacaaaattatttacagcAATGTCATGTATTAgcaatcttattttaaaaatgaaatatcaaGAGCAACGTTTCTCAACCCTTATAGTCTCGCAATCTCCATAAAAGGTATAACAGCGGTTCTAAATCTGTGGTCCACAGCCCCCTGGGGGTCCCCGATAATCATGTTGGGGGTCTACGGTggctttaagaatattaaaaataaaataatttatattagttttatgaaaaattaagtttaataaaaataattataaatgtgtatgtttTGTTATGTCTACttctataatttgtaatataaaataattattataattttggttatGATAACATCagatgttttgtaaaaaaaagtattcgaCAAAAAATTGGTAGGGCCGTAGGGGGTCTGtgatttctaaaaatctttCAACGGGGGTCCGTGTTCTACAAAAGAACCGTTGCGGTATAAAATATGGTCAATCACTTCATGACCCCCCTCCCtactatattaagtataaattggGAGAGCcaaattttgaatgaaaaggttaattttgtaaatcggtgttttatcatttttgacATATGCGAACCCCCCTCCCGGTTGAGAAATGCTGGTCTAGACTGTATTCTGTGAGTGTATCttctaattttgattattttctcCGTAATTTTTAGTCGATTCACAATTGGTGCTTGTCTTATAGAATGTATCTATTTTGTGTTGCAGTTAAATAGATTAAtactaatagttaaaattaaagtcgTTCATATaaggtaaatttatattcaaaatagaaTACCCAAGTCATGATTACTCCTTACACATTCATTCAAACTTAAGCATATTCTTACTCTTAACTCGTTAATCCTACACTAACATCTAAATTCATCTCATCTATGTTAATGAATCTTTTGATGttcataaaaaactatatgtCCCTTATATTCCTAAAAATCAttcttttctttattatttacattcttAACTTTATAGTTCATTGCATTGAATACTTtgttctttaaattatatattttaacaatttctgccttgataaatgtttagttttaaGATACTTTCTTaactatattcatttaattttattattattacataagttCAGTAAGTATTTTGTatctatttacaaaattatcaattgacattaatacaataaaataaaaaataaataaatattgtttattttactatcattacaacattaaatatgcgttactcattgttaacagactctttctcattttttttttttttttattataaatgtataaataatataaattgagaaACAGATAGGTAACAAAAAGTACAAAGTTATAcaacaaatttgtatttatcaaattttatgcatcccaaattaaattataattcttaattaaTTCACTGGGAGATGAGTCttctaataacataaaataacctTGTATTTGAGCTGCACTTGCAGGTTTTCCAGTTTTGAAAACAGTTTCCGCAAACTCTTTAGCATGTTTTTCATTATCGTTATTTTCTAGGAAAAATCGATTATACATTCGTTCAATTTGTGACTGTGAACAATGACCAATATACTCCTTTGAATCTACTCTACCAGGTCTTATCAATGCAGCATCTAgtctaaatataacaaatccacaaattatggtattttttattaaataagtatggaATGATTTGCTTACCTTTCAATGTAATTTgttgtcataaataatattctagcTTCAGATGAAGCAGCCCCATCAAGAGCATTTAATAAGCCACTTAATGTTACACGACTAAGTCCATCATAAGCAGAagcaactaaaaaatatattatgtatttaatatctatccataatattttacgattttattattttatgatgaagaatatctatactattttaaattaaagaatacCTTGTTTAGATTCATGTCTTCCGCCAAAAGCAGCATCTACatcttctaataatataattgtattttgaggAGCAGCAgtcattaaatagtttaatctaTCATCTGTGAGTCCACGTTcgcttaaatttaataaacatacacCATACTGAAGTTCTCCAGCTAAAGCTTTAATAAAAGATGTCTTTCCACAACCAGGTGGACCGTGCAATAAATAACCTCTTCTATATGGTATCCCACGTTCAATGTACCAAAATGGTTTGGAAATAAACTTTTGTACGTCCTTTAATATTCTTTCAGAAATACCATCATCTAATACAACTGATGTTAGAGGCCTAGGCTTTTGCGGATGTCCAAAAGGACGCCATTCTGATCCTAAAGCGGTATATACTATTGTACGGCCTTCCAATGTTTTTAAAGCCATCTGACGAGCTACCtgacaaaataatcaaaatcaattGTAATGTACTaatgaataaacaaattactattttacattttaccttCTTCTAATATATTAGTGAATAGCGACTTATTTGTGCCAAATGCAGTGAGTACAACATTTTCCCACGGAACACCAGCATGCAAATCTAACGATTGTTGTTCTCTTGTTCTGGTTACttgaatatatttaccattgtacctaaaaaaatgtattttatcacaTAGATATCAATGgtacgtatacaataatatttaaattaggaaggtacctacatttattgttatttttaagcaattttattttgtattcacaACCACTTAATTTTCTAGAGATGAAGatgagtaataatatacttagtgtTAAGTTAATAGATTCAAATATTTAGgatcatacattataaattgaagTATATTTAGGAAAACATTACAATACTAATTCTGGTTATGAAGATTGATTGAGAGGACATGATATGTAACTTACTCAATCAAATGTACTCCAATGCTGGGTAAGAAATGATATGTGGTGTTCACCCGTCCGGTATCCATTTGTTCGAAAGTTGTCTCTACGCTCAGGTGCTGAGTACGCCTGGCTGCCTTTTGCGTTACCCACAGAAGTACCCATTGATAGCTTTTGTCACGGCACGGTACTTCCAAGGTCATCATGAAATTTCGGCGAAACAACACTAGACCGGCGGAGGCGCCCTTGCGCAACACGGCTGCTCCCAATCCGAGCCCGAACAGACCAAAGCCTGCACCGAAGTACGGATTGTCACCGAGTGTGGACAGTAGATCATTTAGcggcatttttaaataataaaataataatagtaataattacaggttaaataaatgattgtccAGGGACATAGgccataaaagttttatactgGTACAGCGCCAGCATTAGCTAAAAGTACGACCTCAAGAGTTAAGTTATAGATTATTGTGGTCATTCATTGACTCCTCGCTCTAATTCTCTATGATCTATCTAAGAGTATGATAACTATGTTCTGTACTATGATTCTGTCTtttaatcacaaaaataatattaatatcacagAACAAAAATGTCTgcttttaatcaataatggGCCGCGACCGTCTGTACGTTCATGGCGGTGGCCTACCACACCTGACAACGTACCGAACTTCATCGCGGTCgacataaaagaaaaatactgtCCGCAGTAAGTTGTCTTAAGTTGTGGTGTCGGCCGGTGACCACGGTTCGTCCGATCACCGACCGTCACGTTGTCGTTGTTCGGAGGGGAGTCTCAAAATCTGTTTCACACTGTTTCAGTATTGAGTAGTCATGCGAGGAAGTGGTGAGGTCGGCCCGTTCGTCCGGTCGACGGGTGAAGCAGCAGTAGTTTAGGCGGATTGGCCGGAAACGTGGCCCGTTTGGGAACGCCTGACCGACATACGTTTCCGCCCGACGGGAAACCCCGCGCGCCGCAACCCGCCCACACATTTCATGCTGTCTTTGTTGCACTATCGTCCCGTCACCGTCGCTCGCTTACGCGCGCGCGCTCGCTCACCCGTCCGTCCTGTCCCCCGAGCATTTCGCATGAATGGGAACGCTTTTCGGAAGGAAGGACACAAccaacacacacatatacacacacatacacacacacaaacacacacacaccgagAAACCATGAAtcaattacttttttgaatgaaacgTCGTTGATGAATTGGCGGTGGACGTGCACCGGGTTTGCGCGAAATGACGATGGCTGAGGGTAAGCCAAACTTCAGGGTCGTGGAGAGACTAAAGATCAAAATCGGTGAGtagtaaaatatcataacgtTCCGTCCGTTGTTCCGTGTCATGTACTCGAAACGGGTGTTGGGAGGGCCATCTTTTTGGGTGCCCGTGTCGATGGCCCCCCTGCGCATTGGTTTACATGTAAACGCGTCAATGGAGACCTGTTAACCCCcgaaaaaataatcatgaatGACCGaaatgttgttattgttttgaGTGTAGGTGATGCAAAGAATTTGGGCAAGGGACATTCGTCACTCAGAGACGGACATTGCACAATTACACTTGACCAGGAAGAAATATTCCGTACAGCTACTATTGAAAAAGCGATCGAGTGAGTACATCTACCTGACCGATTGTTTGTGTCTTATCAATTTTTGTGTCATACCTATGTACTGTCGACATGCCCTTGTAATAGAAACCGCTGGTACACTGGGTCGTGCAGGATTTTGTTCTGTTTAGAAATGATTCTTGATACTTTTTGAATAAGAGGTGtacttaataagtaataatgaatGGTGGACAATGGTCGATGGCGTTGTAATTCACTACATACTCTACtgcattattgtattatgtgtattcATTCAATGAaccttaaatacattttttttgaaaataatatttaattttaattaagtattattatatcccaATATACTattggttattaaaaaaaggaaatattttattttattttgtggacacaaaactaattaatacaattttaattaaaattaaattttatatacatattttaaaatgtaatgttaggtagaatttttattttgctttattGTGGTGcgtacatattattcataactgttcgaatcatttattataatgttattttaaatatttttttataagttagcAATTATGTTTCTGTTATGATACctagttatatacttatgctattatatttaatcaaactaagtttatctatattttatatttagtatgagaataaacaataattaagataaaattatgtaatgttcAAATGTTGAATTGAAGTATGACCCATTGTTACCATTATCATTTGATTATAGATcaactataagtatatatcaTACTAACAAgtagcaatataaaaaatgattaacatTTTAGATTAAACTTATATGCTTTCCTGACGattgtagataatattctatctaccatttttttaatttgaattttcaaatggtactaatatttttatacaaaatacatttatcgaaTACCTATAGGACGTTATATACCACTATGCCGTGTAATTACGGATGTAAATGATGGCGAGATAATTCCTTAAAGGcacgtatttataatttgaatggcacgtgaatatattattgacattataaatatttgttttacaaaaatattattaattttataactacctatgaaaataatatttcggtaaaatatgttaaataagatGATTGAGGACTTGAGGTGACCTTATAATCTAACATTATGTATAGcttttaaatgcaatttaatatttttatgaaatataacaaattaatattatatttttataacattttttctctATTTTCTTTTGTCACTTTCAGTAGTTAGGTTAACTACTATATTTTACTTCACCTAACCTctgaaaaatacttaattttaattataagtcaAACATTGctcaatttaaatgaaaatgaaatattaatttagttaatttggTTTAGTtcacatgttttataaaatgtgtgtaaattaatttattgttaagtatTGAGAGtatcacaattttaaaacattttaaa includes the following:
- the LOC113551515 gene encoding mitochondrial chaperone BCS1 isoform X2; amino-acid sequence: MMTLEVPCRDKSYQWVLLWVTQKAARRTQHLSVETTFEQMDTGRVNTTYHFLPSIGVHLIEYNGKYIQVTRTREQQSLDLHAGVPWENVVLTAFGTNKSLFTNILEEARQMALKTLEGRTIVYTALGSEWRPFGHPQKPRPLTSVVLDDGISERILKDVQKFISKPFWYIERGIPYRRGYLLHGPPGCGKTSFIKALAGELQYGVCLLNLSERGLTDDRLNYLMTAAPQNTIILLEDVDAAFGGRHESKQVASAYDGLSRVTLSGLLNALDGAASSEARILFMTTNYIERLDAALIRPGRVDSKEYIGHCSQSQIERMYNRFFLENNDNEKHAKEFAETVFKTGKPASAAQIQGYFMLLEDSSPSELIKNYNLIWDA
- the LOC113551515 gene encoding mitochondrial chaperone BCS1 isoform X1 — encoded protein: MPLNDLLSTLGDNPYFGAGFGLFGLGLGAAVLRKGASAGLVLFRRNFMMTLEVPCRDKSYQWVLLWVTQKAARRTQHLSVETTFEQMDTGRVNTTYHFLPSIGVHLIEYNGKYIQVTRTREQQSLDLHAGVPWENVVLTAFGTNKSLFTNILEEARQMALKTLEGRTIVYTALGSEWRPFGHPQKPRPLTSVVLDDGISERILKDVQKFISKPFWYIERGIPYRRGYLLHGPPGCGKTSFIKALAGELQYGVCLLNLSERGLTDDRLNYLMTAAPQNTIILLEDVDAAFGGRHESKQVASAYDGLSRVTLSGLLNALDGAASSEARILFMTTNYIERLDAALIRPGRVDSKEYIGHCSQSQIERMYNRFFLENNDNEKHAKEFAETVFKTGKPASAAQIQGYFMLLEDSSPSELIKNYNLIWDA